The Leishmania infantum JPCM5 genome chromosome 28 sequence CGGGGTGAGCGGGCTCGGGCCCGCATTGCCGTTGCGCGAGTCGTTTGCccctgccggcgccgccgtggtgccGCTTTCTCCGCTCGCATGACAACCTAAAGTTGCTGGTACGCTGCGCGCGGTGTAGGGGCGGCGGAAGAGACTGTAGAACATTTCAAGCTGGCCAAGCGGCCTTTGATACGGCACAAGatcgcgcacgcacgtgttTCTAGCGAGCCGCCAGAAACAGacaggcagagggagggcagcTGCAAGAAGACGAAGCGCCCAGTATCAACGGCAGCAGAGCGGTGGCACAGAGACGGTGAGGCAGGCAGATAGATAAAGTCAGCAGGGGAAAGGAGGATGTATTTAAACAACACCAGCGAGGAAAAATAACGAAGTGTTCCTAGGGGAGAAACCCGGAAGGAGCGAGGAGGTGCCTTGTACGAGCGATGGCGGAGAAGGGATGTGCTTGATGGCGTGTGCACCGAATACCCACTGCTGCCGGAGTGcctcctttgtgtgtgtgtgtgtgtgtgtgtgtgtgtgtgtgtgtgctccctCGCTCGCACAGACGGTCGTATATGCACGTGTatgtatgtctgtgtgcaggtgtgtaCAGGTGCCTTCACAGCAGCGTGACCTGTTGATGCGTTGTGTGCGCTTGACGCGTCAGCGCCGAGACCGGCAGCGAAGTGGAACCGCAAGCGAAAACAGGCAGCACGGGAGAAAGAAAACGGAGAAGAAGCGGGACGGTAAAGCAAGGGTGAAAGATGCTGAACGACGGAGTGCCCATGCACTCCGTCAGCGGTGAATGGTGTGCAGCGCCGTGCagtgccgttgctgctgcttttcacGTCGGAGAAAGACGCGGAATGGAACGATCGGTAAGATCGGAAGAGACACAGCGGCGGGCAGGACAACACGGAGAGTTgcgcgcacgtacgcgcgcgcctttCGGGAAGGGACGGAGGAGACGAAGCACAGACGCAGCACAACGCGCGAGGCGTAATTCGGGTGGTGATAGTGCGATCGGGCGGAGAAAGCGAGAAAGAGCACGCGCAGTGCTCGGatcacctcccccccccccacgcacacacacacgcaccgcgcGGGGCAGTTGTGCGACAAGCGTAGAGACACCAGAAGAAGTATAatgaaagcagcagcacacaaaAGACAAGAACAACGAGTGAGGATGTGCCACTGCGAGCAAGCACACGCCAGTCTGCAGAAAtagagaggagggggaggggaggggggtgcagcggcggcataGGAAGCGGTCACACATCGAAAATCATCATCACCATGAGAGCTGAAAACGAGCATAGAGCCAGAGGAGATGCAAGATAGCTTCGGcacgggcggcagcgcgcaccaTCGATGAGGCGCAAAGGAATGAGCCATagacgcacacaaacagcgCGCGCGTAGTGTctcgtgcttgtgtgtgtgtgtgtgtgtgtgtgtgtgcctgcgccgcctcttaGGCGAAGCTACAGAGATGCAAGAGCCCGGCTGCGCTCGCGTCAGAAGCACCACAGCACTACAACGGTAGCTGCGCGTGCCAAGAACAGGTGTAAAGAAGTGCAGGAGAAAGAACAATAAGGCATGCACTAGTCTTCTTGTTTCCTTGCTtgcccgcagccgcacacaaAACTCAACGACAACGACAAAGACAACGGACGCAGGATCGACGGAACCAAATGGCAACTGGTGagctgccccctcctctgcgaGTAGGGTTGGGGGAATGAAGCAGGGAGAAAACGACGTGTTTTGTTGTGGTGCAcgccgaagaggaggaaaggcgAGTGCAGCCCACCAAGAAAGAACTGCGAGACAGCGAGACGcgcggggggagggcaaaGAGGAGCCGGCAACCGCGTGGGTGGTGTTGGTGTAAACTGAACAGCTGAtcaggcacacgcacgtggtGGCTTCTTGTCAAGCATCACGCATGCAGACGGCcttgttttgctttttttaTTATTTTCGTGTGGAGACGGCCCCCGCGCGACTTTGACAGTTCACGCACCAACGCCTCATCTCCCAAGCCACGGGCGCACGTGGCTTGCACCCGTGCAAGGCTCACCCAGTAGGCGTCTGTACCAAACGCGTAAGGTGGGCCCGGCCATGAAGATGACGAGAATCATCATCGCCCTTGAGCTCTGAGCTGTGTGTTCGTCTACTCGATGGAAGCCACCTCAGAGCCGCTCGAGAGTGTATGAGGTGGTTTTGAGCCCACGAGTGCCGTTGTCGTGTACCAAACTGATATCGGGAATGCCGCTGTCCACCCTGCTCCGTCCATCTTGGATGTCACCGCGGCGTGTCGGCTAGAGCTCAGCGTTCGTTTCTCTGCGGAGGCTGCGACTTCCCCCCTCACACATTcacacgcgcccacgcaCTGGAGACGATGCGGTCGCCCTACGCAAGCACTCATCGAGCACAAACGCGAGAAGCTTTCCCGCAGAAGACGCGCATGCGCCACAACGACATGACCCGAACACGGCACAGACCTTAgtcgccctccctcctgaCCTGCGCCTTCGCTCTCGCCTTTGCACGTCAGCGAACAACCAGCCACAACACGCATATGCATGCACGTCTAATgtgccgaggaggacgaggctgTCTGTGAGCGTACGGcgctctccacctccttcacGAGGAGCACAAAGTCGTTCAGGCTCAACCCCTCGTGAATGCGCCGCATCGGTGTCACGTTCGAGACGCGGTGCTTCATCTCTTGCACCATTGCCGTCCGACGCCCGGCCTCTGGCGTCATGAGAACTGTTGCCTCCTTGACCGGGTCCTTTGTGTTTgtcggcaccgccgtcatGGATCGAGATCGCGTCTTCGgctcgcgctgcggcggcggtgctagAGCAAGCGTCGACGCGTTGGTGACGCGTCTGTGCATGTGGTTTCGTGTTCCGTCTTCACCAGAGTCCGACTCTAccccgctgccggcggcggcctgccCAGGTGCGTCagagggcgagagcggcgaTGTCACCAATGCCGCCGAGCCGCTGCCATCCGCGGCGGATGTCACCGTCGTGTCCGGTTCGTTGGACACGGGGACAAGATGCTGCACGTACAAGGGGCTGCGAGCGAAGCCGGCGAGCGTCTCCGCGGACTTTCCGCCAGATGCAGTCGAAAAAGCAGCTGCGTTTCTGCCGCCCGCAGCGGTGAAGTACGACGCCGGATCGCTGCTAACACAGCTGGTGCGACCGCTCGGCGCGAAGGAGAGTATAAGTGGGCTCGAAGGGTCTGTCACCGTTAGccccgtgccgccgccagccgccgacggcgcgccaGTCGGCGCCATTGTCTCCACCAGCTCTTCTCCGTCCTCGCTGTTTccgccgccggctgctgTGTTGGCTGCTGTGCCGGCTGCACTTGGGCTGTCACCGTcctcatcaccgccaccagcgcggcCCAGGTGGAAGAGCGGGAAGTCCTCTACGATGGTcgcctgcgcctcatcgGCGTCcccgagagagagataaaCCTCCATCGAGACGTAGTACATTGCGTGGTAGATGGCGGCGAGTCcgaggcgcagctcgcgctgctgcttgtcgTAGTCCACATCTGAGCGGAAGAGTAAGTGCAGACGACGCATagctgccgccacctccgcgtcgGTATAGCTCACGTTGCGGCGACGGAAAATCTTGAAGATGAGGTGGCGCATGTAGAGCTGGTGGgtcgcctccatctcctcttTGCTGGGTCGGCTGAAGCCCTCGACTGTGGCGCTCTCGAagaggcactgcagcacgccTTCGACGCGGAGATAAGAGGTGAAGTACAGACGTGTGCACCTCTCGAagtcggctgccgcggcacgcGTCCACGCCTCTTGCCtagggagagagatgaaggGAACGCGAAGCCTAAACTCGCGCTCCTGCGGCGTCTCTCGCGCCCAGATGTCGTTTCTCCAGGCAGACCCGCCATGTTCGTCCGCCCTactcctcttcttctttggcCAGCACGGGAGACGCGAACACAGGCCAATCATGTAGCGCACATCGtgctcgacgccgccgttcTCCGCCATGtactgcgcctgcgccttgagcagcagctcttgcGCGCCGCGCTCCTCATCAGCCATGGCCAAGTCCTGGAAGTCGttgtgcagccgccgcagcagcccatCACTGACCAGCGAGCCGATAATAAAGCGCTTGCTGCTGTTGATCCCAACCAGCACATTCTCGCCGATGCGCGACAGGTACTCGGTGATCTCAGAGAAGCGCTGCAGGGCACgagcgaagcggcgcagctgaaacgccgctgccggctccTGCACAGACGCGTGCAGCTGTAGCACAAGAGGAAGATTGTACGCCACGTCGTAGGAGCCATAGTCTCGCAGCTTCGACACGTCGCTCACATCGAAGCGCGTGGCAGCGCCTGGTGGGCCGCGGCCATTACTCCCGCGGCCACGGTCGTGCCCAGAAGGAGTGTGGAAGGGCCCAGAACCCGCATGAAGCAGCCTCGGCTGCGTCtggccgccgttgccgctgccgctcgttgttcgctgctgcgcgggcACAGGGCAGCGGCTGTGATTGCCCCGGCCTTGCCCGGGTTCAACTGGGCGTCCACTGCTCGAGGTGGGCATCGTGAGATGCGACGGCCTCGCTGTTGCCAGCGACCCACCAGCCGCTGAGGGgtcgcgccgcggcggcaagtCGGGATCCAGTTCAGTGTCCCCCACCAGCTGTGCATCGAACCCGTCCTCGTCGGACGAGCCACCGgtctcctccatcgcctccagAAGCATCTGCTGCTCCGGGTCCTCATCGAGTCCTGCTGGCCCCGCCGGCCTCAAGTTCCTCGCCCCCGGCGAGGCGGGTGTCTGGGATGCACCAGAGCTCATCATATGCACGGAGTGCTTATAGCTGCTTCGAATCCGGCGCTTAGCACCCTCGAAGTTTTTCAGCATCGCCTCGtagcgacgctgcagctcctgcagcgtctcgtGGTTGCTCAGTGGCACCTTGGCGAGGTGTACCGGAAACTCCAGCGTGGACAAGATCGTCATGAGCTCTTCCAGCTCCTGCAGAACCTGATACGGGGTGTAGAACTCGTCCTGCCGATGGCAGTTGTAgttttgctgctgctgctgctgctccggcaTCAAAAAGGCACGGCTGCCGTGCGTGACATCCTGTGCGCCGTTAAACTGAGTGCTGCGCGGATTTCCTTCACATGCAGTCCGtttgctgcggcggcacgaaGACGGCGGAGGACGACCGCTCATCTTCGGTGCCTTGTCGTTCTCAGAGTTCTTGCTGACCGTCTGGCTGAACATGTGCGCCGCCCCGTTGTCGCTCCCGTCACTGTCAGCATGGCCGTCGTCATGCTCGCTGCCCACCCAGCCACGAAGGCTATCTCGCGGCGGGATGGACAGTAGCTGGCGGAAGCCTGGGATGTGAAAGAAatgccgtgccgctgcggcggactCGATGTGGAGCAGCGACTCGAAGTACCGGTACTCCTCCTGGAGAAGACGCTTCGCAACTGGCCCCAGCGTCTTGGTGAGGCCATCATTGAGCACAATGTCGCAGCGGTGCAGAGTGGCGCCAGAGGTCTGCGTGAGGGCATTGGCCACGACAAGCGCCGTGTTCACCACCCGGTTCTCGTCGGACGCCGTCACTAGCGGGTGACGCGTGAACTGAACTAGGCGACGCAGTGGCAGGTCTCCTGCTGCGTAGAAGCGTGCAAACAACTTCTCGCCCATCACATGCGCCTGCAAGATCCCGGACTTGGTCAGTACACCGCCCCACTTCACCACGAGAAGGCCCACCGCCGGCTCGCCCCACTCCTCGTCAGCGCTACCGCTTCCGCTGCTATGGCGActcggtgcgctgccgccgactTTCCACCATGCACTACCGCCGTAGTGTACGTGCCTCTGAGGGGAGATCCGCTCGCTCTCGGCAAACGAAACGGTACCCGAGGTGGACGTCACACGCGCCTTGACCTGGATCTTGAGCCCATCCGGGCGGCTTCGGACAATGGACAAGACGCGCGCCCAGCTCTCTGCCGTGGATGCGGAGATTCGGCCTGTCAAGGGGCTGGTAGTGCCAAGGAACGAAGCATCCAGCATGTCCGCGGACCCCGCAGAGCTCATATTTGAGGCTGGCGTCTCCAagagcagccgctccaccacAGCAAAGAACTCCGTCAGCTCATCGACGCTGCGCTTCGTCCGGCGCACGTCGCGCCCTTGGAAGGCTAGCCGCAGCAGAGTCGGGTCGCTGAAGAGCAGCTTCTTCTTCTGTTTCGGCGTCACCTCGCCATGGCGAATGACACCCAGCACGCCGACAAGCTCGCGATCGGGCGAGTATGTGGAGAGCTTCTTTAGCGTGGCAAGGTGACGCACAAGGCtgtcctgctgctgctgtggtgggtCTCCatcgtcgacgtcgtcgtcgtcgtcatcgtccaCGCTCGGCCTCGGTAAATCCGCGGAGGTCGTGGCGCTGTTgcgtggcagccgcggtgAGGAAATGGAGGCCTCGGCGCGCGCTGTCTTGCCTTGCGCATCCTCCGCTCGGCTGGGCCCACGCGATGCCTCGCCGGGCGCTGTCACCACAATGTGTGGTGAGTTCGAGCtcaacggcgctgccgctgctgctgtggtgccgcccgccgcggctggggtggcgctctccgcctccaACAGCGATAGGAAGGACGGCACGCAGCCGTCCCCTGTCGGCAGCCGTGCCGCCTCCATCACGACGTCTGTCAAGAAGGACACGTTGGGGTACGGTGCGGTGTCCACATTGCCATAGCGCTCCGATATGCACCGTTGCCCAAATGcgatcgcctcctccagcttctTGAAGACGACAGGAAACTTACCAGAGGCCGTGATCTGCTCGATCGAGATGCGGTCGTACTCCTCCGGCACGTAGATCGGCAGTGCTGCCGAGGCGAGGAGAACCTTCTCCAGCCGTCCGTGGATATCCGTCAGGATGATGCGCCGTGGTCGAGTCGGGTCAGACTTCGAGGTGTAGTCGAGGATGAAAGGCAGtgacgccagcgccgacgcgtcGATGTCGACCACTTTTCCACAGGTGACTATAACAACGTCGATGGGGCGCACTTccgcggcgatggcagcgaTGAGACGCTCCTGGAAGTAGCCGATGTTGATGAAATACAGAGGGGCGTCGAAGCGCCACATCAGGATGTTCGGGTACACGAGCAGCTCCGGGTCCTTGCGGATGT is a genomic window containing:
- a CDS encoding sulfate transporter-like protein gives rise to the protein MAPATASAILARAGHEPPVSAREVWKTTAMKYVYRFVPVSRWHRLLTPKIILSDGIAGFIVGVMIVPTCLSWSSLAGLPFSCGLIAALVASFSYGTFGQCASLSIGPVAEITTLLISIPGIPLAERKDTFQSLGVQVGIVSMVLSFVDCGTVIKTIFAKAVGDGYTCAAALLAISAQLKVMFNVVPEDKGYGNFINTLITLGTRMSAKSLYCFVIFMVYCTYLIQIKKAGLPLWIPHQLIVVVVSTLVTWGFRLDQLLDLAIVRDIPAVLSWPRFPPMNNLIGLGPYTLTITVIIFVQMYVVAQRVMPNIDPNTELFAGGITNLLVNLMSGMPVSNSFSCSSVLIEQKVHTPLTAYATGAVVLITVLFLTRLGVFYYLPKQALAAIVVSSVWRLVNFSGPVQLWRYSRKDAGVWVLTFLLTLIGGITIGVLSGIAFSLILVVLRIARPRAVSVGFNMQTFRYGDIRKDPELLVYPNILMWRFDAPLYFINIGYFQERLIAAIAAEVRPIDVVIVTCGKVVDIDASALASLPFILDYTSKSDPTRPRRIILTDIHGRLEKVLLASAALPIYVPEEYDRISIEQITASGKFPVVFKKLEEAIAFGQRCISERYGNVDTAPYPNVSFLTDVVMEAARLPTGDGCVPSFLSLLEAESATPAAAGGTTAAAAAPLSSNSPHIVVTAPGEASRGPSRAEDAQGKTARAEASISSPRLPRNSATTSADLPRPSVDDDDDDDVDDGDPPQQQQDSLVRHLATLKKLSTYSPDRELVGVLGVIRHGEVTPKQKKKLLFSDPTLLRLAFQGRDVRRTKRSVDELTEFFAVVERLLLETPASNMSSAGSADMLDASFLGTTSPLTGRISASTAESWARVLSIVRSRPDGLKIQVKARVTSTSGTVSFAESERISPQRHVHYGGSAWWKVGGSAPSRHSSGSGSADEEWGEPAVGLLVVKWGGVLTKSGILQAHVMGEKLFARFYAAGDLPLRRLVQFTRHPLVTASDENRVVNTALVVANALTQTSGATLHRCDIVLNDGLTKTLGPVAKRLLQEEYRYFESLLHIESAAAARHFFHIPGFRQLLSIPPRDSLRGWVGSEHDDGHADSDGSDNGAAHMFSQTVSKNSENDKAPKMSGRPPPSSCRRSKRTACEGNPRSTQFNGAQDVTHGSRAFLMPEQQQQQQNYNCHRQDEFYTPYQVLQELEELMTILSTLEFPVHLAKVPLSNHETLQELQRRYEAMLKNFEGAKRRIRSSYKHSVHMMSSGASQTPASPGARNLRPAGPAGLDEDPEQQMLLEAMEETGGSSDEDGFDAQLVGDTELDPDLPPRRDPSAAGGSLATARPSHLTMPTSSSGRPVEPGQGRGNHSRCPVPAQQRTTSGSGNGGQTQPRLLHAGSGPFHTPSGHDRGRGSNGRGPPGAATRFDVSDVSKLRDYGSYDVAYNLPLVLQLHASVQEPAAAFQLRRFARALQRFSEITEYLSRIGENVLVGINSSKRFIIGSLVSDGLLRRLHNDFQDLAMADEERGAQELLLKAQAQYMAENGGVEHDVRYMIGLCSRLPCWPKKKRSRADEHGGSAWRNDIWARETPQEREFRLRVPFISLPRQEAWTRAAAADFERCTRLYFTSYLRVEGVLQCLFESATVEGFSRPSKEEMEATHQLYMRHLIFKIFRRRNVSYTDAEVAAAMRRLHLLFRSDVDYDKQQRELRLGLAAIYHAMYYVSMEVYLSLGDADEAQATIVEDFPLFHLGRAGGGDEDGDSPSAAGTAANTAAGGGNSEDGEELVETMAPTGAPSAAGGGTGLTVTDPSSPLILSFAPSGRTSCVSSDPASYFTAAGGRNAAAFSTASGGKSAETLAGFARSPLYVQHLVPVSNEPDTTVTSAADGSGSAALVTSPLSPSDAPGQAAAGSGVESDSGEDGTRNHMHRRVTNASTLALAPPPQREPKTRSRSMTAVPTNTKDPVKEATVLMTPEAGRRTAMVQEMKHRVSNVTPMRRIHEGLSLNDFVLLVKEVESAVRSQTASSSSAH